In a single window of the Raphanus sativus cultivar WK10039 chromosome 9, ASM80110v3, whole genome shotgun sequence genome:
- the LOC108827738 gene encoding nitrate reductase [NADH], clone PBNBR1405, which translates to MATSVDNRHYPRLSSALNGGVVHSFKPPLVPPPPSLDRDQEDDQTVVNVPTEKSADKTADSYDSSDDEDESHNRYVSYYKEMVLKSNSDLEPSVLDLRDESTADNWVHRNSSMVRLTGKHPFNAEAPLPRLMHHGFITPVPLHYVRNHGGVPKAEWSDWSVEVTGLVKKPTRLTMEQLLNEFPSREFPVTLVCAGNRRKEQNMVKQSIGFNWGSAGVSTSLWRGVALSDVLRRCGVYSKRGGALNVCFEGAEDLPGGGGSKYGTSIKKEMAMDPARDIILAYMQNGELLTPDHGYPVRIIIPGFIGGRMVKWLKRIIVTPQESDNYYHYKDNRVLPSYVDAELANEESWWYRPEYIINELNINSVITTPGHEEILPINAFTTQKPYTLKGYAYSGGGKKVTRVEVTLDGGETWSVCELDHQEKPNKYGKFWCWCFWSLDVEVLDLLSAKEIAVRAWDESLNTQPEKLIWNLMGMMNNCWFRIKTNVCKPHRGEIGIVFEHPTRPGNQSGGWMAKERQIEKSSESNPTLKKSVSTPFMNTASKMFSMSEVRKHNSAESAWIIVHGHIYDCTRFLKDHPGGSDSILINAGTDCTEEFEAIHSDKAKKLLEDYRIGELITTGYDSSPNVSVHGGSSVMSLLAPIRELAPAKNIALVNPREKVPVKLIEKTSISHDVRRFRFALPSEDQQLGLPVGKHIFLCATINDKLCLRAYTPTSAVDAVGYIDLVIKVYFKNVHPRFPNGGLMSQHLDSLPIGAVLDIKGPLGHIEYKGKGNFMVNGKPKFAKKLAMLAGGTGITPIYQIIQSILSDPEDETEMFVVYANRTEDDILVREELEGWASKFEDRLKIWYVVEIAKEGWEYSTGFITEAVLREHVPDGLEGDSLALACGPPPMIQFALQPNLEKMGYNVKEDLLIF; encoded by the exons GCAACCTCGGTCGATAACCGCCACTATCCCCGCCTCAGCTCCGCCCTAAACGGTGGCGTTGTCCACTCCTTCAAACCTCCTCTCGTTCCTCCTCCTCCCTCACTCGACCGTGACCAAGAAGATGACCAGACCGTTGTCAACGTCCCGACCGAAAAATCAGCCGACAAAACCGCCGACAGTTATGACTCCAGCGACGACGAGGACGAGAGCCACAACCGCTACGTCTCCTACTACAAGGAGATGGTCCTCAAATCCAACTCCGATCTTGAGCCGTCCGTTCTCGACCTCCGCGACGAGTCAACGGCCGACAACTGGGTCCACCGTAACTCCTCTATGGTGCGTCTCACTGGAAAACACCCCTTCAACGCCGAGGCTCCCCTCCCTCGCCTCATGCACCACGGCTTCATCACCCCCGTCCCTCTCCACTACGTCCGCAACCACGGCGGCGTCCCCAAAGCCGAGTGGTCTGACTGGTCCGTGGAGGTCACGGGCCTCGTCAAGAAGCCCACAAGGCTCACCATGGAGCAGCTCCTCAACGAGTTCCCCAGCCGCGAGTTCCCGGTGACACTCGTCTGCGCCGGGAACCGCCGGAAAGAGCAGAACATGGTGAAGCAGTCCATCGGGTTCAACTGGGGATCCGCTGGGGTGTCCACCTCCCTGTGGAGAGGTGTCGCTCTGAGCGACGTCCTCCGCCGGTGCGGCGTCTACAGCAAGAGAGGCGGCGCTCTCAACGTCTGCTTTGAAGGCGCGGAGGATCTTCCCGGAGGCGGTGGGTCTAAGTACGGGACGAGCATCAAGAAGGAGATGGCCATGGACCCCGCGAGAGACATTATACTGGCGTACATGCAGAACGGCGAGCTTCTCACGCCGGATCACGGGTACCCGGTTCGGATCATCATACCCGGTTTCATCGGCGGGCGGATGGTTAAGTGGCTGAAGAGAATCATCGTCACCCCTCAAGAATCTGATAATTACTACCACTACAAAGACAACAGAGTCCTCCCTTCCTACGTGGATGCTGAGCTGGCAAATGAagaat CTTGGTGGTACAGGCCGGAGTATATAATCAACGAGCTTAATATAAACTCGGTGATAACGACACCTGGTCACGAGGAGATTTTGCCCATTAATGCATTCACGACTCAGAAGCCTTACACGTTAAAAGGCTATGCTTACTCTg gAGGAGGGAAGAAGGTAACGAGAGTAGAGGTGACTCTAGACGGTGGAGAGACGTGGAGTGTGTGTGAGCTTGACCACCAAGAGAAGCCAAACAAGTATGGCAAGTTCTGGTGCTGGTGTTTCTGGTCACTAGACGTTGAGGTTCTTGATCTGCTTAGTGCTAAAGAGATAGCTGTTCGAGCCTGGGACGAGTCTTTGAACACCCAGCCTGAAAAACTCATCTGGAACCTCATG GGGATGATGAACAACTGCTGGTTCAGGATCAAAACCAACGTGTGCAAGCCTCACAGAGGAGAGATAGGGATTGTCTTCGAACACCCAACCCGACCCGGAAACCAGTCGGGTGGGTGGATGGCAAAGGAACGTCAGATCGAGAAATCCTCCGAGTCAAACCCTACTTTGAAAAAATCAGTTTCAACACCTTTCATGAACACTGCCTCAAAGATGTTCTCAATGTCCGAAGTCAGAAAACACAACTCAGCCGAATCTGCATGGATCATAGTCCACGGTCACATCTACGACTGCACGCGTTTCTTGAAAGACCACCCTGGTGGCTCGGACTCTATCCTCATCAACGCTGGCACTGATTGCACCGAAGAGTTTGAAGCTATTCATTCAGACAAAGCCAAGAAGCTTCTTGAAGATTATCGTATCGGTGAGCTTATCACAACGGGGTACGACTCTTCACCGAACGTCTCGGTCCATGGTGGCTCGAGTGTAATGTCTCTGTTAGCTCCAATCAGAGAGCTAGCTCCTGCTAAGAACATAGCCTTGGTCAACCCACGGGAGAAAGTCCCGGTCAAACTCATCGAGAAGACTTCGATCTCTCACGACGTGCGTAGATTCAGATTCGCGTTACCATCTGAAGATCAGCAGCTTGGTCTACCCGTCGGGAAGCACATCTTCCTCTGCGCCACCATAAACGACAAGCTCTGTCTTAGAGCCTATACTCCGACCAGCGCGGTCGACGCGGTTGGATATATCGACCTAGTCATCAAGGTTTACTTCAAGAACGTCCATCCGAGATTCCCCAACGGAGGGCTCATGTCGCAGCACCTAGACTCGTTACCGATAGGTGCGGTCCTAGACATCAAAGGTCCGTTAGGACATATTGAGTACAAAGGCAAAGGCAACTTCATGGTCAACGGTAAACCAAAGTTTGCCAAGAAACTAGCCATGCTTGCTGGAGGAACCGGTATAACTCCAATCTACCAAATCATTCAATCGATACTAAGTGACCCGGAGGACGAAACCGAGATGTTTGTGGTTTATGCAAACCGAACCGAGGATGATATTCTTGTGAGAGAAGAGCTAGAAGGATGGGCTAGTAAGTTTGAGGACAGGCTAAAGATTTGGTACGTTGTTGAAATTGCAAAAGAAGGTTGGGAGTACAGCACAGGGTTTATCACCGAAGCTGTGCTTAGAGAACATGTCCCTGACGGTTTAGAAGGTGACTCTCTGGCCTTGGCGTGTGGACCACCGCCTATGATTCAGTTTGCGTTGCAGCCTAATCTCGAGAAGATGGGTTACAATGTGAAGGAAGATCTCTTGATCTTCTAA
- the LOC130499752 gene encoding sulfhydryl oxidase 1-like — MSLIHLFLLFVGFVSVEAAAASFSPGSRSILRDIGNVIDDEKDNAIELNATNFDSVFQDTPAKYAVLEFFAHWSVLLIFFFVARLFNGPDAAHPGLVLMARVDCAMNAKLCDKFCISHYPMLFWTPPRKFVGGSWGPKQDKSEIIVMDNWHTSDLLLSWINKQLSSSYGLDDQKFGNEHLLPSISDHEHVS, encoded by the exons ATGTCTTTGATACACCTGTTCCTCTTGTTCGTGGGTTTTGTGAGCGTTGAAGCTGCTGCGGCGTCGTTTTCACCTGGATCGCGCTCGATTCTACGTGACATCGGCAATGTCATCGACGATGAGAAAGATAACGCCATCGAATTGAACGCTACCAACTTTGATTCAGTCTTCCAAGACACCCCCGCCAAATACGCCGTTTTGGAGTTCTTCGCTCACTGGTCAGTTCTCCTGATCTTTTTCTTT GTGGCAAGGCTCTTCAATGGACCAGACGCTGCACATCCTGGCCTCGTTTTAATGGCTCGAGTTGATTGTGCA ATGAATGCGAAGCTCTGTGACAAGTTCTGCATTAGTCATTATCCAATGCTCTTTTGGACCCCTCCCAGAAAGTTCGTTGGTGGCAGCTGGGGACCTAAACAAGACAAAAGTGAGATCATCGTGATGGATAATTGGCACACTTCTGATCTTTTGTTGAGCTGGATTAACAAGCAGTTAAGCAG TTCTTATGGATTGGATGATCAGAAATTTGGAAACGAGCATCTCCTGCCAAGTATATCTGACCACGAACATGTCTCTTAG